In Acidobacteriota bacterium, one DNA window encodes the following:
- a CDS encoding AAA family ATPase, translating into MATFAGLDADATELQQRVERFHAVREGIAKQVREVIVGQEEVLEQVLIALFVGGHCLMTGMPGTAKTLMVRTIAEALGLEFRRIQFTPDLMPSDVTGTDIIEEDMTTGHRKWTFVRGPIFGNIILADEINRTPPKTQAALLEAMQERSCTVRGHVYALPAPFFVLATQNPIELEGTYPLPEAQLDRFIFNAILEYLTVDEELKVLDLTTTTRTAVVQPVTSAEELLDFQQLVRMVPIADSLARYVVNLVRATRPKSESAPEFVKKYVNYGGSVRAAQFIVLAAKARALTRKRYHVTYDDITALATPVLRHRILLNFHAESERIDTDEIMRRLLAHMSPPREG; encoded by the coding sequence ATGGCTACTTTTGCCGGTCTCGATGCAGATGCCACAGAGCTTCAACAACGCGTTGAACGATTTCATGCGGTGCGCGAGGGCATCGCGAAACAGGTGCGCGAGGTGATTGTGGGCCAGGAGGAGGTGCTGGAGCAGGTGCTGATTGCTCTGTTCGTCGGCGGTCACTGCCTGATGACGGGCATGCCGGGTACGGCGAAGACGCTGATGGTGCGCACGATCGCCGAGGCGCTGGGGCTGGAGTTCCGGCGCATCCAGTTCACGCCGGACCTGATGCCTTCCGATGTGACGGGCACGGACATCATTGAAGAAGACATGACGACGGGGCATCGCAAGTGGACGTTTGTGCGTGGCCCGATCTTCGGCAACATCATTCTTGCCGATGAGATCAATCGTACGCCGCCGAAGACGCAGGCCGCGCTGCTGGAAGCCATGCAGGAGCGCTCGTGCACGGTGCGGGGACATGTTTATGCGCTGCCTGCGCCGTTCTTCGTGCTGGCGACGCAGAACCCGATTGAGCTGGAGGGCACGTATCCTTTGCCCGAAGCACAGCTCGACCGCTTCATCTTCAACGCGATACTGGAGTATTTGACGGTTGATGAAGAGTTGAAGGTGCTTGACCTTACGACGACTACGCGCACGGCGGTGGTCCAGCCGGTGACCTCGGCGGAGGAGTTGCTGGACTTTCAACAACTGGTAAGGATGGTGCCGATTGCGGATTCGCTGGCGAGGTATGTGGTGAACCTGGTGCGCGCGACGCGTCCCAAGAGCGAGAGCGCGCCGGAGTTTGTAAAGAAGTATGTGAACTACGGCGGCAGCGTGCGCGCGGCGCAGTTCATTGTGTTGGCCGCGAAGGCGAGGGCGCTGACGCGAAAGCGGTATCACGTGACGTATGACGACATTACGGCGCTGGCGACTCCGGTGCTGCGTCATCGCATTCTTCTGAACTTCCATGCGGAGTCGGAGCGTATCGACACGGATGAGATCATGCGACGGCTGCTGGCGCATATGTCGCCGCCCAGGGAGGGATGA
- a CDS encoding DUF58 domain-containing protein yields MMQRFLDPAVLASISSLDLIAKTVVDGFVSGLHRSPDFGFSQEFAEYRPYTQGDDLRHVDWNLFARTERCYLKRYRGETNSQLMILLDASNSMQFGSRQPAKADYARYLAASLFYMAVRNQRDAAGVIVFDDEVRDYVQPSTRQGQLARLFASLERAEPRARTDLAKPLTHFQSLLHRRGIVIVISDFYEAPEAIVRAVEPLRFHGNDVVLFHVLDPQELRPQMKGPAILVDLESNEKIEVVPEYVNSTYRERLQDHIEQLSTRARAAGMEYQLLATDQPLDAVLREYLSLRRTGR; encoded by the coding sequence ATGATGCAGCGGTTTCTCGATCCCGCGGTGCTGGCGAGCATCTCGTCGCTGGACCTGATTGCGAAGACGGTGGTGGACGGCTTTGTGTCGGGCCTGCACCGGTCGCCGGACTTCGGCTTCAGCCAGGAGTTTGCGGAGTATCGCCCGTACACGCAGGGAGACGACCTGCGCCATGTGGACTGGAACCTCTTTGCGCGAACGGAGCGCTGCTACCTGAAGCGGTACAGAGGAGAGACGAACAGCCAGCTGATGATTCTGCTGGATGCGAGCAACTCGATGCAGTTCGGTTCGCGGCAGCCGGCGAAGGCGGACTATGCGAGGTATCTTGCGGCGTCGCTGTTCTACATGGCGGTGCGCAACCAGCGCGATGCTGCGGGCGTGATTGTGTTCGACGATGAGGTGCGCGATTACGTGCAGCCGTCGACGCGGCAGGGGCAGCTCGCGCGCCTGTTTGCTTCGCTGGAGCGGGCAGAGCCGCGCGCGCGAACGGACCTGGCGAAGCCGCTGACGCACTTCCAGTCCCTGCTGCATCGTCGCGGAATTGTGATCGTAATCTCGGATTTTTACGAAGCGCCTGAGGCGATTGTGCGGGCCGTTGAGCCGCTGCGGTTTCACGGCAACGATGTTGTGTTGTTCCATGTGCTCGACCCGCAGGAACTGCGCCCGCAGATGAAAGGCCCGGCGATCCTTGTCGACCTTGAATCGAACGAGAAGATTGAGGTGGTTCCGGAGTATGTGAACTCGACGTACCGAGAGAGACTGCAAGACCATATCGAACAACTAAGCACGCGGGCGCGCGCGGCGGGAATGGAATACCAGCTTCTGGCGACGGACCAGCCTCTTGATGCAGTTTTGCGCGAGTATCTTTCGCTGCGGCGGACGGGACGATGA
- a CDS encoding BatA and WFA domain-containing protein — MGFLAPWFLAGLAGLGIPVFVHLLRKHITVPRPVSSLMFFERGTQSSTKHHRLRYLLLFALRFALLLLVVLAFANPFVRRSAKGANGHLLMIVLDNSFSMRAGTRFADAKQQALALLAARPRSQRAQVIALGGQVQVLTQPIADAEQLRAALESVQVGDGYGSFGELAKTVRALSETEAEPIDLHLFSDMQRSAMPANFADAVFPQTVELTLQKVAKDAAPNWTVASVTAPTDLTDTKDATKSRVQAVVAGAGTDDAMKTVSLVVNGREAAKRSVKVPANGRATVEFAPLDVGYGFNRCEVRVDGGDALPADDASFFVVRRLDPQRVLFVHNARDERSPLYFGAALNAASHGAFVVQAVAAEQATDIDPKKFAFTVLSDTAALPSIFEHTLEQYVTSGGDVLIAAGVEVGRRGSVPLWGGKPAKPRNLTAAVGQVDFTYPALEQAEPGRDNGGWAAARFFYVVPADASHTRVVARLSDGTPLLLERQMGEGRVLLFASGLENLTNDLPLHPVFVAFVDKASRYLAGGEELSGAKTVDSFVELRSSAETPGRTANAEVIDPGGRRPLSLSEGRTARAFRLTKAGYYQIRFANGRSGEIGVNPDRRESDLTPMSAEMQGLWTGSHDGGNAVEKKQVSGTNDRRIGLWWYVMLLALAVAVAETALSSRYLGVQREEV, encoded by the coding sequence ATGGGCTTTCTGGCGCCGTGGTTTCTGGCAGGGCTTGCGGGCCTTGGGATACCGGTGTTTGTGCATCTGTTGCGCAAACATATTACTGTGCCACGTCCGGTGAGCTCGCTGATGTTCTTTGAGCGCGGAACGCAGAGCTCGACGAAGCATCACAGGTTGAGATATCTGCTGCTGTTTGCGCTGCGGTTTGCATTGCTGCTGCTGGTGGTATTGGCGTTTGCGAATCCATTTGTGCGGCGTTCGGCGAAGGGCGCGAATGGGCATCTGCTGATGATCGTGCTCGACAACTCGTTCAGTATGCGCGCGGGCACCCGGTTTGCCGATGCGAAACAACAAGCGTTGGCGCTGCTTGCGGCGAGGCCGCGTTCGCAGCGCGCGCAGGTGATTGCGTTGGGAGGGCAGGTGCAGGTATTGACGCAGCCGATCGCCGATGCGGAGCAGTTGCGCGCGGCGCTTGAAAGCGTTCAGGTCGGCGACGGTTATGGGAGCTTTGGCGAACTCGCGAAGACGGTCCGCGCACTCAGCGAGACAGAGGCCGAGCCGATCGACCTGCATCTGTTCAGCGACATGCAGCGCAGCGCGATGCCCGCGAACTTTGCGGATGCTGTGTTTCCGCAGACGGTGGAGTTGACACTGCAAAAGGTTGCGAAAGATGCGGCCCCCAACTGGACGGTTGCGAGCGTTACTGCGCCAACGGATCTTACGGACACAAAGGACGCAACAAAATCGCGGGTGCAGGCTGTTGTCGCAGGTGCGGGTACGGACGATGCGATGAAGACGGTATCGCTGGTGGTGAATGGAAGGGAGGCGGCGAAGCGGAGCGTGAAGGTGCCTGCGAATGGACGGGCGACGGTGGAGTTTGCTCCCCTGGATGTTGGTTATGGCTTCAACCGCTGCGAGGTGCGCGTGGATGGCGGCGATGCGCTTCCGGCGGACGACGCGAGTTTCTTTGTTGTGCGGCGGCTCGATCCGCAGCGCGTTTTGTTTGTGCATAACGCGCGCGATGAGCGGTCGCCCTTGTACTTTGGCGCGGCGTTGAATGCGGCGAGTCACGGGGCCTTTGTGGTGCAGGCAGTAGCGGCAGAGCAGGCGACCGACATCGATCCCAAAAAGTTTGCCTTTACGGTGCTGTCGGACACGGCGGCGCTGCCTTCGATCTTTGAACATACGCTGGAGCAGTATGTGACGAGTGGCGGCGATGTGTTGATTGCCGCTGGCGTGGAAGTGGGGCGGCGGGGAAGCGTGCCGCTGTGGGGCGGCAAGCCGGCGAAGCCGCGCAATCTTACGGCTGCGGTTGGCCAGGTGGACTTTACGTATCCCGCTCTGGAGCAGGCGGAGCCGGGACGCGACAACGGAGGCTGGGCTGCGGCGCGGTTCTTCTACGTTGTTCCGGCCGACGCTTCTCATACGCGGGTTGTGGCGCGGCTGAGCGATGGCACACCTCTGTTGCTGGAGAGGCAGATGGGTGAGGGCAGAGTGCTTCTGTTTGCATCAGGGCTTGAGAACCTGACGAACGACCTTCCGCTTCACCCTGTGTTTGTTGCGTTTGTCGATAAGGCGTCGCGATACCTTGCAGGCGGCGAAGAGTTGAGCGGAGCGAAGACGGTGGACTCGTTCGTCGAGCTGCGCTCTTCGGCGGAGACGCCTGGGAGGACGGCGAACGCTGAGGTGATTGATCCGGGCGGGCGGAGGCCGCTCTCTTTGAGCGAGGGGCGAACGGCGCGGGCGTTTCGCCTAACGAAGGCGGGCTACTATCAGATTCGCTTTGCGAATGGCCGCAGCGGTGAGATCGGAGTCAATCCTGACCGACGCGAATCGGACCTGACTCCTATGTCGGCGGAGATGCAGGGGTTATGGACGGGAAGCCACGACGGCGGAAATGCAGTGGAGAAAAAGCAGGTTTCGGGGACGAATGACCGACGCATAGGACTGTGGTGGTACGTTATGCTGCTTGCACTGGCAGTTGCGGTTGCGGAGACGGCTCTCTCCAGCCGCTACCTGGGCGTGCAGCGGGAGGAAGTATGA